One Pectobacterium polaris DNA window includes the following coding sequences:
- a CDS encoding nucleoside hydrolase: MSIRSYFSRFAMLIVALPFLSAFSAQAQNSPFDVADHKQIRVIISADAKNEADDDFAVAHAVLTPTMQVKGLIAAHYSRTAPLMKRDGENSMMESYHELQRLMNVMGKTDIPVYRGATHALKADGGAPALSEGAQMLIKEALKEDSHPLFVLVMGPITDIAAALQAEPKIASKMTVVWIGGMPYPKGGWEYNMFNDPVAANSVFKSQVPLWQVPHNVYMSVRVSLSELAVRVKPQGKVGEYLWQQLIEFNRAISETIKDVPWPKSEVWVLGDNPAVSLLLDDHEYHYTLVNAPKLNDDLTYAPQKNLRQIRVYNAVDARFTLEDFYAKLALAYGQGK, from the coding sequence ATGTCTATTCGCAGCTACTTTTCCCGTTTTGCCATGTTGATCGTGGCATTGCCTTTCCTCAGTGCGTTCAGCGCGCAGGCTCAAAATTCCCCTTTTGACGTGGCCGATCATAAGCAGATTCGCGTCATTATTAGCGCCGATGCGAAAAACGAGGCTGACGATGATTTTGCCGTTGCACATGCGGTGCTGACGCCGACGATGCAGGTGAAAGGGCTGATTGCTGCCCATTACTCCCGTACCGCGCCGTTGATGAAGCGTGATGGCGAAAACAGCATGATGGAAAGCTACCATGAGCTCCAGCGCCTGATGAACGTGATGGGAAAAACGGATATTCCCGTCTATCGCGGTGCGACGCACGCGCTGAAAGCCGACGGTGGTGCGCCTGCGTTGAGTGAAGGGGCGCAAATGCTGATCAAGGAAGCGTTAAAAGAGGATTCGCACCCGCTGTTTGTGTTAGTCATGGGGCCAATTACGGATATCGCTGCTGCATTGCAGGCTGAACCAAAGATCGCCAGCAAAATGACGGTAGTGTGGATTGGCGGTATGCCTTATCCGAAGGGCGGCTGGGAATACAATATGTTCAACGATCCGGTCGCGGCGAACAGTGTATTCAAATCCCAGGTGCCTTTGTGGCAGGTGCCGCATAATGTTTATATGTCTGTGCGCGTCTCGCTGTCTGAGCTTGCCGTGCGCGTTAAGCCGCAGGGGAAGGTCGGGGAGTACCTGTGGCAACAGTTGATCGAGTTTAATCGTGCGATTTCCGAAACCATCAAAGACGTTCCGTGGCCGAAAAGTGAAGTCTGGGTCTTGGGCGATAACCCCGCGGTTTCGCTGCTGTTGGATGACCACGAATATCACTACACGTTGGTGAATGCACCGAAGTTAAATGACGATCTGACCTATGCGCCTCAGAAAAATTTGCGCCAGATTCGGGTGTATAACGCCGTTGATGCCCGCTTTACGCTGGAAGATTTCTACGCCAAGCTGGCGTTGGCCTATGGCCAAGGGAAATAA
- the nrfB gene encoding cytochrome c nitrite reductase pentaheme subunit, with protein MSVLRSLLTAGVLVSGLFWALPGLTQPAPQAEKGERWEVMPQRNPDEACLQCHKPEEDGMQGKHASAVNPHNQQQLTCTNCHGKPSLLHREGVKDVMRFNFPMYKVEEQNSVCMSCHTPEQLQKSFWPHDVHVAKVACASCHQLHPTQDSMQTLNDKSRIKLCVDCHSDQRNNPDFNPASVHLGNKRQP; from the coding sequence ATGAGCGTATTACGTTCGTTATTGACTGCCGGGGTGCTGGTATCAGGCCTGTTTTGGGCATTGCCAGGGCTGACGCAGCCCGCACCTCAGGCGGAAAAAGGAGAGCGCTGGGAGGTCATGCCGCAGCGCAATCCCGATGAGGCTTGTCTACAGTGCCATAAACCGGAAGAGGATGGCATGCAGGGCAAACATGCCTCCGCTGTCAACCCGCATAATCAGCAACAGCTGACCTGCACAAACTGTCACGGTAAGCCGTCGCTGTTGCACCGCGAAGGCGTTAAAGATGTCATGCGCTTTAACTTCCCGATGTATAAGGTGGAAGAGCAAAACAGCGTCTGTATGTCATGCCATACGCCGGAACAGTTGCAGAAATCGTTTTGGCCACACGATGTGCACGTCGCGAAAGTGGCCTGTGCCAGCTGCCACCAACTGCACCCCACGCAGGATAGTATGCAGACGCTGAACGACAAGAGTCGCATCAAACTGTGTGTGGATTGCCATAGCGATCAGCGTAATAACCCAGACTTCAACCCAGCCTCAGTTCATCTGGGTAATAAGAGGCAGCCATGA
- the nrfA gene encoding ammonia-forming nitrite reductase cytochrome c552 subunit encodes MMPAYSADAPASPPPAPIEARNSVFTNQHPDQFNSWKATSEQSERHDALAEDPMMVVLWAGYPFSRDYNKPRGHAYAITDVRETLRTGAPKTAEDGPLPMACWSCKSPDVARLIQQEGEDGYFKGKWARGGPEITNDLGCADCHDTASPDFAQGKPALTLSRPYAERAMESIGKPFDQTSRFGQQSMVCGQCHVEYYFSGKDKAVKFPWDNGTKVEDMEKYYDAISFSDWTNTLSRAPMLKAQHPEYETWSIGIHGKNNVTCIDCHMPKVKNADGKLYTDHKIGNPFDNYGETCTNCHTQDKAAMQAVVAERKTAIQDLKLKAEEQLVHAHFEAKAAWDAGATEAEMQPILMDIRHAQWRWDLAVASHGIHMHAPDEGLRMLGTSLSKSAEARTKLVRLLAQKGITGEIKLPDISTKEKAQQAIGLNMQQIKAEKQDFLNTVVPQWDEQARKAGRLN; translated from the coding sequence ATGATGCCAGCCTATTCCGCTGATGCTCCGGCGTCACCCCCTCCCGCCCCGATAGAAGCAAGAAACTCCGTCTTCACCAATCAACACCCCGATCAGTTCAACTCGTGGAAAGCGACCAGTGAACAGTCTGAGCGTCACGATGCGCTGGCAGAAGACCCCATGATGGTGGTCCTCTGGGCGGGCTATCCCTTCTCCAGAGACTATAACAAGCCACGCGGCCATGCCTACGCCATCACGGATGTGCGTGAAACGCTGCGTACCGGCGCACCCAAGACGGCAGAAGATGGCCCTCTGCCGATGGCGTGCTGGAGTTGTAAAAGCCCAGATGTCGCCCGCTTGATTCAACAGGAAGGCGAGGACGGCTACTTCAAAGGCAAATGGGCGCGAGGCGGGCCGGAGATTACTAACGATCTCGGCTGTGCGGACTGCCATGATACCGCGTCCCCAGATTTCGCTCAGGGTAAACCGGCGCTGACGCTGTCCCGTCCTTACGCCGAGCGCGCAATGGAATCAATTGGCAAACCGTTTGATCAAACCAGTCGATTCGGTCAGCAATCTATGGTCTGTGGACAATGCCACGTTGAGTATTATTTTTCCGGTAAAGACAAAGCGGTGAAATTTCCATGGGATAACGGCACAAAAGTCGAAGACATGGAAAAATACTATGACGCCATTTCCTTCTCCGACTGGACCAACACCCTTTCCCGTGCACCGATGCTGAAAGCCCAACATCCAGAATATGAAACCTGGAGCATTGGTATTCACGGTAAAAACAACGTGACCTGTATCGACTGCCATATGCCGAAAGTGAAAAACGCGGACGGCAAGCTGTATACCGATCACAAGATTGGCAACCCTTTCGACAATTACGGCGAAACCTGTACCAATTGCCACACGCAGGATAAAGCGGCGATGCAGGCGGTTGTCGCTGAACGCAAAACGGCCATTCAGGACTTAAAACTGAAAGCCGAAGAGCAACTGGTTCACGCGCACTTTGAGGCGAAAGCGGCCTGGGATGCTGGTGCAACCGAAGCAGAAATGCAGCCGATTCTGATGGATATCCGCCATGCGCAATGGCGCTGGGATCTGGCCGTTGCCTCTCATGGTATTCACATGCATGCACCGGATGAAGGCTTACGGATGCTCGGCACCTCGCTGAGTAAATCCGCTGAGGCGAGAACCAAACTGGTGCGCCTGTTGGCCCAGAAAGGGATAACAGGAGAAATCAAGCTGCCGGATATCTCGACGAAAGAGAAAGCGCAGCAGGCGATTGGGCTCAACATGCAGCAAATCAAAGCCGAAAAACAGGATTTCCTGAATACGGTAGTGCCGCAGTGGGATGAGCAAGCGCGTAAAGCGGGACGACTGAACTAA
- a CDS encoding carbohydrate porin, translating to MRKKFPVKMMVLLMSSVFLSNGAMAAKLTVEERLELLEKELAANKAELQSTKKELREYKTIAENKTQVAANSTAKDKTRAVVSVDSSPANHTVAASATSSVDVATAANTQQKPLTLDEISKYVKDDIGFSYTGYLRSGWATGTNGSPESYAIGSLGRFGNEHSGWFDLLLTQRVYNKDGKTAHAVVKLDGNVGQQYSAGWFGDNTGNENVLQFSDLYLTTNGFLPFAPEADFWVGKHVLPVYEIQMLDWKSDRVYAGAGVGIENMNAGPGKLDLALTREDVNVYAREYENPNIGRNADKTKMNTNTMEIRYKNLPLWDDGALTLIGKYVMANKNDSQKHNESNNEYFKMKDSYLATAIVKQKLDARGGFNEFTLQSANNSIASGFARYNDGNPSIGQGENYYGDHTGGNAFRVISQGEMYLHDNIIMANALVYSWGKDIYSYETGAHSDFESIRTVIRPAYIWDTYNQTGVELGWFTQKNTNQAGVNFRESGYKTTLYHALKVDTSILNSRPEIRLYGTYLNILDNEISGYKFSDDKNKSQFIVGVQAEVWW from the coding sequence ATGCGTAAAAAATTCCCTGTAAAGATGATGGTATTACTGATGTCGTCAGTGTTTTTGTCTAATGGTGCTATGGCCGCGAAATTGACCGTAGAAGAAAGACTGGAACTATTGGAGAAAGAACTGGCGGCAAATAAAGCCGAATTGCAGTCAACGAAAAAAGAGCTGCGCGAATATAAGACGATCGCAGAGAACAAAACCCAAGTTGCCGCAAATTCAACGGCGAAAGATAAAACACGGGCTGTTGTATCCGTTGACAGTTCTCCGGCTAACCATACGGTAGCGGCCTCTGCGACAAGCTCGGTTGATGTTGCCACGGCTGCAAATACACAGCAAAAACCGCTCACGTTGGATGAAATTAGCAAATACGTTAAAGATGACATTGGTTTCTCCTATACCGGTTATTTACGTTCCGGTTGGGCAACCGGGACAAATGGTTCACCGGAGTCCTATGCCATTGGTTCTTTAGGGCGTTTTGGTAATGAACATTCTGGTTGGTTCGATCTTCTTCTCACCCAGCGCGTTTATAACAAAGATGGCAAGACGGCACACGCCGTGGTTAAACTCGACGGAAACGTTGGACAGCAATACAGCGCGGGCTGGTTTGGTGATAATACGGGTAATGAGAACGTCCTTCAGTTCTCCGATTTATACCTGACAACCAACGGATTCCTGCCTTTTGCGCCAGAAGCAGATTTTTGGGTCGGTAAACATGTCCTCCCCGTGTATGAAATCCAAATGCTGGACTGGAAAAGCGATCGTGTTTATGCCGGTGCTGGGGTCGGTATAGAGAATATGAACGCGGGGCCGGGTAAATTAGATCTCGCTTTGACGCGTGAAGACGTTAACGTTTATGCCCGAGAATACGAAAACCCGAATATTGGTAGAAACGCGGATAAAACCAAAATGAATACCAACACGATGGAGATTCGGTATAAAAATCTGCCATTGTGGGACGACGGTGCGTTAACGCTGATTGGTAAGTATGTGATGGCAAATAAGAACGATAGCCAGAAACATAACGAAAGCAATAATGAATACTTCAAAATGAAGGACAGCTATCTGGCGACGGCGATCGTCAAGCAGAAACTGGATGCGCGCGGTGGGTTTAACGAATTTACGTTGCAGTCAGCGAATAATTCTATCGCCAGTGGGTTTGCCCGATACAATGACGGTAATCCGTCAATTGGACAGGGTGAAAATTATTATGGCGATCACACAGGCGGTAATGCGTTTCGCGTAATATCACAAGGTGAAATGTATTTGCATGACAACATCATCATGGCTAATGCGTTGGTGTACTCTTGGGGTAAAGATATTTATAGCTATGAAACGGGGGCGCACAGCGATTTCGAAAGTATCCGTACCGTTATTCGTCCCGCCTATATTTGGGATACCTATAACCAAACTGGTGTGGAGCTAGGTTGGTTTACGCAGAAAAATACCAATCAAGCCGGTGTAAACTTCCGCGAGTCTGGTTATAAAACCACGCTTTATCATGCACTGAAAGTGGATACCAGCATCCTGAATTCCAGACCAGAAATTCGCCTCTACGGTACGTACTTAAATATTCTGGATAATGAGATTTCGGGTTACAAATTCTCGGATGATAAGAATAAATCTCAGTTCATTGTCGGTGTTCAGGCTGAGGTGTGGTGGTAA
- a CDS encoding esterase, translating into MHAFALPADFPVMPAATVPVSQYVTAVNADSSITFRLFAPTAKQVSVFTGSTPDSIVSHAMTKDESGVWSFKTSALAPNLYEYFFSVDGFRTIDTGTAFTKPQRQVNTSLILVPGSILDVRQVPHGELRTLTYHSKALKSERQVYVWTPPGYSESSKPLPVLYFYHGFGDTGASAVVQGRIPQMMDNLLAEKKIEPMLVVIPDTETDVPGIIPEEYPPQERRKVFYPRNALAADRELIHDIIPEIGKRFNVRQDANGRALAGLSQGGYQALISGMSHLDHFGWLATFSGVTTETVPNTAVAAQLERPEQINQQLKNFTVVIGETDNITGKDIAGLKTILEQKNIRFDYRHYPDLGHEMDVWRPAYSEFVQKLFK; encoded by the coding sequence ATGCATGCATTCGCACTACCTGCCGATTTCCCGGTTATGCCTGCGGCAACCGTCCCTGTGAGCCAATACGTCACGGCGGTGAATGCCGATAGCAGTATTACTTTCCGCCTGTTTGCGCCAACGGCGAAGCAGGTCAGTGTTTTTACCGGTTCGACGCCCGATAGCATCGTGTCCCATGCGATGACGAAAGATGAATCTGGCGTATGGTCGTTCAAAACGTCAGCGCTGGCACCGAACCTGTATGAATATTTTTTCAGCGTGGACGGTTTTCGCACCATCGATACCGGCACAGCGTTTACCAAGCCACAGCGTCAGGTGAATACCAGTCTGATTCTGGTGCCGGGGAGCATTCTGGACGTGCGTCAGGTGCCACACGGTGAGCTGAGAACGCTGACCTACCATTCGAAAGCCTTGAAATCAGAGCGCCAGGTCTATGTCTGGACGCCGCCGGGCTATAGCGAATCGTCAAAACCGCTGCCGGTACTGTACTTCTATCATGGCTTTGGCGACACGGGCGCATCGGCCGTGGTGCAGGGGCGGATACCGCAGATGATGGATAACCTGCTGGCGGAGAAAAAGATTGAGCCGATGCTGGTCGTCATTCCTGATACGGAAACGGACGTTCCCGGCATTATCCCGGAAGAATATCCCCCGCAGGAGCGTCGCAAGGTGTTCTATCCGCGCAATGCGTTAGCAGCGGACAGGGAACTCATTCATGACATTATTCCCGAGATCGGCAAACGCTTTAACGTCCGTCAGGATGCAAACGGCAGGGCGCTGGCTGGGCTGTCGCAGGGCGGCTATCAGGCACTGATATCCGGCATGAGTCACCTGGATCATTTCGGCTGGCTGGCAACGTTTAGCGGCGTGACGACTGAAACGGTGCCGAACACGGCCGTTGCCGCACAGCTTGAACGACCGGAGCAGATCAATCAGCAACTGAAGAACTTCACGGTGGTGATTGGCGAAACCGACAACATCACCGGTAAGGATATTGCGGGCCTGAAAACCATCCTGGAGCAGAAAAATATCCGGTTTGATTACCGCCATTATCCCGATCTTGGGCATGAAATGGATGTCTGGCGACCAGCCTACAGCGAGTTTGTTCAGAAGCTTTTTAAATAG
- a CDS encoding glycoside hydrolase family 1 protein, translating to MSHQFPKAFLWGGAIAANQVEGAYLTDGKGLSTSDLQPQGIFGEIVTRTPGDSGIKDTAIDFYHRYPEDIALFAEMGFKCLRISIAWTRIFPQGDETQPNEAGLAFYDRLFDEMAKYGIQPLVTLSHYEMPYGLVKNYGGWGSRETITFFERYARTVFQRYKDKVKYWLTFNEINCALHAPFTGIGLPTESSKQDIYQAIHHQLVASAKAVKACHDIIPDAKIGNMMLGSMFYPLTCKPADVMETMQQNRDWLFFGDVQARGYYPAYMKRFFAQHGITLTVTEDDRQSLKETIDFISFSYYMTGCVTTDEEVNLKARGNILNMVPNPHLESSEWGWQIDPEGLRYLLNYLYDRYQKPLFIVENGLGAKDKLESDGNINDDYRIQYLNGHLYQVGEALEDGVEVMGYTCWGPIDLVSASKAEMSKRYGFIYVDRDDEGNGTLERRRKKSFYWYKEVISSNGETLK from the coding sequence ATGAGCCATCAGTTTCCGAAAGCATTCTTGTGGGGCGGCGCGATCGCAGCCAATCAGGTTGAAGGTGCGTATTTAACGGACGGTAAAGGGTTATCAACGTCCGATTTACAGCCACAGGGTATTTTTGGCGAGATCGTCACGCGTACGCCGGGCGATAGCGGAATCAAAGACACTGCGATCGATTTTTATCACCGCTATCCCGAAGATATCGCGCTCTTTGCAGAAATGGGCTTCAAATGCCTGAGAATCTCGATTGCCTGGACGCGTATCTTCCCGCAGGGTGATGAAACCCAGCCGAATGAGGCAGGGCTGGCATTTTACGATCGCCTGTTTGATGAAATGGCAAAGTATGGCATTCAGCCGCTGGTGACGCTGTCCCACTATGAAATGCCGTACGGTCTGGTGAAGAATTACGGCGGCTGGGGAAGCCGTGAAACGATTACGTTCTTCGAGCGCTACGCCCGCACGGTATTCCAGCGCTATAAAGACAAAGTGAAATACTGGCTGACGTTCAACGAAATTAACTGCGCATTACATGCACCATTTACAGGAATTGGTTTACCTACCGAGAGTAGTAAGCAGGATATTTATCAGGCGATTCATCACCAGCTCGTGGCTAGTGCTAAAGCGGTGAAGGCGTGTCATGACATCATCCCTGATGCCAAAATCGGCAATATGATGTTGGGTTCCATGTTCTATCCATTAACCTGCAAGCCTGCGGATGTCATGGAAACCATGCAGCAAAACCGCGACTGGCTGTTCTTCGGTGATGTCCAAGCCCGAGGATACTACCCGGCGTACATGAAGCGTTTCTTTGCACAGCACGGTATTACGCTAACGGTAACGGAAGACGATCGTCAGTCGCTGAAAGAAACCATCGATTTCATTTCTTTCAGCTATTACATGACGGGCTGTGTGACCACGGATGAAGAAGTGAACCTGAAAGCCCGTGGCAATATTTTGAATATGGTGCCGAATCCGCATCTGGAAAGCTCCGAATGGGGCTGGCAGATCGACCCGGAAGGGCTGCGTTATTTACTGAACTATCTGTATGACCGCTACCAAAAGCCGCTGTTCATTGTGGAAAACGGTTTGGGTGCCAAAGATAAACTTGAGAGCGATGGCAACATTAACGATGACTATCGCATCCAATACCTGAACGGTCACCTGTATCAAGTGGGCGAAGCGCTGGAAGATGGCGTCGAGGTGATGGGTTACACCTGCTGGGGGCCTATCGATCTGGTGAGTGCGTCAAAAGCCGAAATGTCGAAACGCTACGGCTTCATTTATGTCGATCGTGATGATGAAGGGAACGGCACGTTAGAACGTCGACGTAAGAAAAGTTTCTACTGGTATAAAGAGGTCATTTCCTCTAATGGTGAAACGTTGAAATAA
- the nrfC gene encoding cytochrome c nitrite reductase Fe-S protein, whose translation MSCSRRQFLARMGGLIAITSTAGQVVAQTLNINGVRYGMIHDESLCIGCTACMDACRDVNQVPEGVSRLTIIRSEPIGTFPDVKYRFFRHSCQHCDHAPCVDVCPTGASYRDAASGIVDVNPDLCVGCQYCLAACPYQVRFIHPKTKTADKCDFCRKTNLKAGKLPACVLSCPTNALTFGNLDDPDSEISRLLRQQPTYRYKIALGTRPKVYRVPFKYGEVHQ comes from the coding sequence ATGAGTTGCTCTCGTCGTCAATTTCTTGCCCGTATGGGGGGGCTGATTGCCATCACCAGTACGGCGGGGCAAGTCGTCGCACAGACGCTGAATATCAACGGCGTCCGCTACGGCATGATCCACGATGAATCGCTCTGTATCGGCTGTACGGCGTGTATGGATGCCTGCCGGGACGTCAATCAGGTGCCGGAAGGCGTATCACGCTTGACGATCATTCGCAGCGAGCCGATCGGGACCTTCCCAGACGTGAAATATCGCTTTTTCCGTCACTCCTGCCAGCACTGCGATCATGCACCCTGTGTTGACGTGTGTCCTACCGGGGCGTCGTATCGTGATGCGGCAAGCGGCATTGTGGATGTGAACCCCGATCTGTGCGTAGGGTGCCAATACTGTCTTGCTGCCTGTCCTTATCAGGTGCGCTTTATTCATCCGAAGACGAAAACGGCGGATAAGTGCGATTTTTGCCGCAAGACCAACCTGAAAGCCGGAAAACTGCCCGCCTGTGTGTTGTCTTGTCCGACTAACGCGCTGACGTTCGGCAACCTTGACGATCCTGACAGCGAGATTTCCCGTCTGCTCCGTCAACAGCCGACGTATCGCTACAAAATCGCGCTCGGCACTCGTCCTAAGGTTTATCGCGTACCGTTTAAATACGGGGAGGTTCATCAATGA
- the bglF gene encoding PTS beta-glucoside transporter subunit IIABC yields MEYKALATEILDGVGGRGNIISVMHCATRLRFKLKDDKKADAAALKSNSGVIMVVESGGQFQVVVGNHVSDVYRSLQNIAGLTDQADSSNNEEGDEKKGNLLSRFIDIISGIFTPLIGVMVASGILKGFLALSLVCGWMVETSGTYKVLFAASDALFFFFPVVLGYTAGKKFGGNPFVTMVIGATLVHPSMIVEFGAMQNANYQQLYFLGIPITFINYASSVIPIIFSAWLSSRLEKPLNAILHINIRNFFTPLLCLCITVPVTFLLIGPAATWLGHMLAGGYQLIYGLNSTIAGALMGALWQVFVIFGLHWGLTPLMINNLSVLGHDTLLPLLTPAVLGQAGAVLGVLLRTRDMKLKGISGSAFSAAIFGITEPAVYGVTLPLKRPFIFGCLGGAIGAGVLGYFNTTIYSFGFPSIFTFTQVIPPTGVDNTVWAAIIGTAIAFTFAAVTTWAFGIPAQEKATEANAPEAAPQATQRQSDATRKQEINSPIEGTVLPLEQVGDETFASGLMGKGIAIKPQAGRVVSPVNGTVASLFKTNHAIGLESEEGAEVLIHVGIDTVKLDGQYFTAHIKTGDVVKQGDLLVEFDYQAIEKAGYDTTTPVIITNSEDYVDVLPTAGNAVQEQGALLTLIR; encoded by the coding sequence ATGGAATACAAAGCATTAGCAACAGAGATACTCGATGGTGTCGGCGGACGCGGCAACATCATTAGCGTGATGCACTGCGCAACTCGATTACGTTTTAAATTAAAAGACGATAAAAAAGCGGATGCCGCTGCGCTGAAAAGTAATTCAGGCGTGATTATGGTCGTTGAAAGTGGCGGACAATTTCAGGTCGTCGTCGGCAATCATGTTAGTGACGTCTATCGCAGTTTACAGAATATTGCTGGGCTGACCGATCAGGCTGATTCCTCAAATAATGAGGAAGGCGATGAGAAAAAAGGGAATCTTCTTTCCCGCTTCATCGATATTATTTCTGGCATATTTACACCATTAATCGGTGTTATGGTTGCTTCCGGTATTTTAAAGGGATTCTTAGCCCTGAGTTTAGTGTGCGGCTGGATGGTTGAAACCAGCGGAACCTATAAAGTTCTGTTTGCAGCAAGCGATGCATTATTCTTTTTCTTCCCCGTGGTGTTAGGTTATACCGCAGGGAAAAAGTTTGGTGGAAATCCATTCGTTACCATGGTGATTGGCGCTACGCTGGTGCATCCTTCCATGATTGTTGAATTTGGCGCTATGCAGAACGCGAATTATCAGCAACTTTATTTCCTTGGCATTCCGATCACATTTATTAATTATGCCTCTTCCGTTATTCCCATTATTTTCTCAGCCTGGCTCTCCTCACGTCTGGAAAAGCCACTGAATGCGATATTGCATATCAACATCCGCAATTTCTTCACGCCGTTACTGTGCCTTTGTATTACGGTCCCCGTTACGTTTCTGCTGATTGGGCCGGCGGCAACCTGGCTTGGGCATATGCTGGCCGGCGGCTACCAGCTGATCTACGGGCTGAACTCCACGATTGCAGGCGCACTGATGGGCGCGCTGTGGCAGGTGTTTGTGATTTTTGGTCTGCACTGGGGCTTAACGCCGCTGATGATCAACAATCTCAGCGTGTTAGGGCATGACACACTGCTGCCGCTGCTGACGCCTGCGGTGTTGGGGCAGGCAGGAGCGGTGCTGGGCGTGTTGCTGCGTACTCGTGATATGAAACTGAAAGGAATTTCTGGTTCGGCGTTCTCGGCGGCAATTTTCGGTATTACCGAACCTGCGGTGTATGGCGTCACGCTGCCGCTGAAGCGTCCTTTCATCTTTGGCTGTTTAGGCGGTGCCATCGGCGCGGGTGTTCTGGGATATTTCAACACTACTATTTATTCCTTCGGCTTCCCGAGCATCTTCACCTTTACTCAAGTTATCCCGCCGACCGGTGTCGATAATACTGTCTGGGCTGCCATCATTGGTACGGCGATTGCCTTTACCTTCGCGGCTGTGACGACCTGGGCGTTCGGGATTCCCGCGCAAGAAAAAGCAACAGAAGCAAATGCGCCTGAGGCGGCACCACAAGCCACACAGCGTCAGAGCGATGCAACGCGCAAGCAAGAGATCAACAGCCCGATCGAAGGTACGGTTCTGCCACTTGAACAAGTCGGCGATGAAACGTTTGCCAGTGGCTTAATGGGAAAAGGGATTGCGATTAAACCGCAGGCCGGGCGCGTAGTTTCACCGGTGAATGGGACGGTTGCCTCGCTGTTTAAGACCAACCATGCCATTGGGCTCGAATCGGAAGAAGGAGCCGAGGTGCTCATTCACGTCGGTATCGATACAGTGAAATTGGATGGCCAGTATTTCACTGCACACATTAAGACTGGCGATGTCGTGAAGCAGGGCGATCTTCTGGTGGAGTTTGATTATCAGGCGATTGAGAAAGCCGGTTATGACACGACAACGCCCGTCATTATCACGAATAGCGAAGATTACGTTGATGTTCTGCCTACCGCCGGAAACGCCGTGCAGGAACAGGGCGCTTTGCTGACGTTAATCCGCTGA
- the nrfD gene encoding cytochrome c nitrite reductase subunit NrfD, producing the protein MTPVSSSAFHFDSLVWDWPIAIYLFLVGISAGLVTLSALLRRYHPEQATADSTLMRTTLILAPCTIIFGLLILVFHLTRPWTFWKLMFHYSFTSVMSVGVMLFQVYMAALAVWLVNIFSEQVIVLQQRWLPKLVILPKVLGWLAPMQKSLDIVMLLLAVMLGAYTGFLLSALKTYPLLNNPILPALFLFSGVSSGAAVALIAMACRYRSNPHSEEAHFVHRVETPVVWLEIFLLFAFFIGLALGDDGKQRALVAAVGGGFWAVWFWLGVVGIGLVIPLLLKSWASRQHSPYGVLAVCGLSLVGVLLLRFFILYAGQLTVV; encoded by the coding sequence ATGACGCCCGTGTCTTCAAGCGCATTCCATTTTGATTCGTTAGTCTGGGACTGGCCGATTGCGATTTACCTGTTTTTGGTGGGCATTTCTGCGGGGCTGGTGACGCTGTCGGCCTTACTGCGGCGCTACCACCCCGAGCAGGCAACCGCCGACAGTACGCTCATGCGCACCACGCTGATTCTTGCACCGTGCACCATCATTTTTGGATTGCTGATTCTGGTTTTCCACCTGACGCGCCCTTGGACGTTCTGGAAGCTGATGTTCCATTACAGCTTTACCTCGGTGATGTCGGTTGGGGTGATGCTGTTTCAGGTCTATATGGCGGCGCTGGCGGTCTGGCTGGTCAACATTTTCAGCGAGCAGGTTATCGTGCTGCAACAGCGCTGGTTGCCGAAGTTGGTCATACTTCCCAAGGTGCTCGGCTGGCTGGCACCGATGCAGAAATCACTGGATATCGTGATGTTACTGCTGGCGGTGATGTTAGGCGCTTATACCGGGTTTTTACTCTCCGCGCTGAAGACCTATCCGCTGCTGAATAACCCGATCTTACCGGCTTTATTCCTGTTTTCGGGGGTGTCCTCCGGTGCTGCCGTGGCGCTGATCGCCATGGCCTGCCGCTATCGCAGCAATCCGCATAGCGAAGAAGCGCACTTTGTACACCGTGTCGAAACGCCAGTCGTGTGGTTAGAGATCTTCTTACTGTTCGCGTTCTTTATCGGCCTTGCTTTAGGGGACGATGGGAAGCAGCGGGCCTTGGTGGCGGCTGTGGGCGGAGGATTCTGGGCCGTGTGGTTCTGGCTGGGAGTGGTAGGGATTGGATTAGTCATTCCCTTGCTGCTCAAGTCATGGGCCAGCCGACAGCATTCACCTTATGGCGTGCTGGCGGTGTGTGGCCTGAGTCTGGTGGGCGTCTTATTACTGCGCTTCTTTATCCTCTATGCGGGGCAGTTAACCGTTGTCTAA